GGAACGACCAGGGCCCACGCACCCGCGCCCAGGGTCATCAGCGCACTAACGAGATAGAGCAATCGGATGGGGAGCACATCGGCCAGCCCCGCGGCGGCCATACCCACCAGGAACAAAACATCACGACAAACGAAAAAGGCACTGTTCACCCTGCCCCTCAGCTCGCGAGGAGTGTTCCGTTGCACCGCGAGCGAGCGCGCAATGGACACGGGGGCGTTCAGAAAGCCTGACAGCGCGATGACCCCGATGGCCAGCGCCACCGAGCGCATGGACGCATAGACTATGCTGACGAGTCCCATGCCGATGAGCCCGAGGGCGATCCACTGACCCTCGCGCAGTCGATCTGAAACGCTGCCCATCCAAAGACTGCCCAGCACAAACCCAACCGAGGTGACCGCTTCCTGGATGCCGTACTCAAATTCCGATGCTTTGAGCGCGGTCAGGGCGAACGGCAGCAAGAGTGTGTTTGATAACCCAAAGGCCACAAATATGATAGAAAACACCAGGAACAGCGACCGCAGGATGGGCGTGGTCAGGAGCGCTACCGCACCCTCCTTCAGGTTGCGACCGATGGCTGCCAGGCCTGAATCCGCCACCGCAGTCAACGCGGGAATGCGGGCTAGCCAGATCATCAGGGCAGAAAAGGCATAGGCCACCGCGTTGAGATAGAACGCCCACTCGATGGACATCGCCGAGGCAATGAGGCCAGACGCGGCGAACCCGATGGCCGTCGCACCGAACGAGCTGATGGCCATCAGCGAGTTGGCCGCTGCCAGCTCCTCATCCGTGGCGATCTCCGGCAGCACCGCCTCGTGGGCAGGGTCGAAGAACTGGGTCACTGCCGCGCTGAGGGCGACGATGATGTACAGCCAGGCCATGCTGAATGGGATGAGGAAAGGAATGAGGACGACCAGGACCGCGCGAATCAGGTCTGCCGCGACCATGATGGCCTTACGGTCATAGCGGTCCACGACCACTCCTGCGAGCAAGCCAACCAGGATGGTCGGCGCGGCGGAGGCCATGAGCATCAACCCCACCGACGCCGCGGACCCAGTCAGGCGATATACCAGGATCGACGCCGCCAGCGAGGTGAGCGACGCCCCGATGGTCTCGACAACCTGGCCTACCCAGAGCAGACCAAAGCTGCGATTGCGAAATACTGCAAAAGGTGAGGTCTGGCTCCGAGCGACTGTGTGCGTCATGCTCCACTTCCCTCCATCGCTTCCACTTGATCGATCAGTGAGGCGAGATAGTCGAACCCGCCCTGCCAGAAACTGGCCGTCGAGATGTCAAAGCCCGCCTCATCCAGGATCGCCATCGGCGACGCCGACCCGCCATAGCTCAGGATCTTCAGGTAACGCGGCTTGAATGCCTCTCCTTCGATCCTGTAGCGCTGGTACAGAGCCAACACCAGCAACAGCCCGAACGAGTAGGCGTAGCAGTAGAAGGGCATATGGTAAATATGCTGGATGATCAACCATTCCCAGCGGAACTCGTCAGCGACGTCCACCGAGTCGCCAAACTGCTCGCGCAGGTTCATCAGGTACAGTTCGGCGAGCTCATCTGAGGTACGGCCCTGTGATACCAAACGATGGGCGTCCCGCTCAAAGATGACAAAAAAGGCCTGACGCATTACAGTGGCGTACCAGTCGTCGATCATCGTGACCAGCATGTCCCGGCGAAGCGCGGGGTTCGTTTCTTCAGCTTGCAGTTTGTCCGACAGCAGCATCTCGGCGAACACGGAGGCCGTCTCGGCCAGCGGAGCCGTTACGTCAAAGCTGAGTACTGAATGGCCTGAGGCCAGCACGGCGTGGATAGCATGACCCAGTTCATGGGCAAGGGTGGACACGTCACGGGCGCGGCCGGAAAAGTTGGTGAGGACCCACGGCGTCAGTTCCGGCACACAGGCATAGCAGAACGCCCCTCCCCGTTTGCCCTGCCGTGGCCACGCGTCCAGGTGCCCGCTATCCAGTACCCTGCGCGCTGCATTCTCCAACACCGATGAGAACCCACTGAAGCATTCCAGAACGAGGTCCCGGGCCTCGTCGAGAGAGTAGCGATCAATTGACTGCGTCAAGGGGGCGTAGATG
Above is a genomic segment from Chloroflexi bacterium ADurb.Bin180 containing:
- a CDS encoding Cyclic nucleotide-gated potassium channel encodes the protein MTHTVARSQTSPFAVFRNRSFGLLWVGQVVETIGASLTSLAASILVYRLTGSAASVGLMLMASAAPTILVGLLAGVVVDRYDRKAIMVAADLIRAVLVVLIPFLIPFSMAWLYIIVALSAAVTQFFDPAHEAVLPEIATDEELAAANSLMAISSFGATAIGFAASGLIASAMSIEWAFYLNAVAYAFSALMIWLARIPALTAVADSGLAAIGRNLKEGAVALLTTPILRSLFLVFSIIFVAFGLSNTLLLPFALTALKASEFEYGIQEAVTSVGFVLGSLWMGSVSDRLREGQWIALGLIGMGLVSIVYASMRSVALAIGVIALSGFLNAPVSIARSLAVQRNTPRELRGRVNSAFFVCRDVLFLVGMAAAGLADVLPIRLLYLVSALMTLGAGAWALVVPGLGQPAAEWKRALELLRRAPAAAAPRAARPATLADVDLLVGKLPTLGILTPEQRQALVADSSILDVPEGTSIVKLGDRSDEVYFVLEGRAAAGVPSETAEGGYRSLSTHRPGDFFGEIAALSGEPRTANVVAIEGSKVLIVPARLLRGWIEIPSLRRLFLTTATERLSRTHTSDWPRLAGFDQQALRELRDQGVAEK
- the pepF1 gene encoding Oligoendopeptidase F, plasmid: MPTLGEHWDLSELFDSASGELPVQALTDLEEAVVAVESFRPRLSPDIPGSDWCDLLDALEAAASLQRRLGGYAFLRFAENTSDQAALSQQNRVAQLLATVENRLNFIEHWFKQLPDEAARRLIDNAGDRRYFLETFRRFKPYTLSEAEEKIITLKDVNGVEALLSLYDIITNAFSYRLTIDGETKTLTQDELTAHVRDSRPEIRAATYQEMYRVYMEHRTELAQIYANRVGDWRSEMIDLRGFPEPISATNTMNDLPDQVVDTLLAVCRKNAPLYQRYFALKAKWLGVERLRRYDIYAPLTQSIDRYSLDEARDLVLECFSGFSSVLENAARRVLDSGHLDAWPRQGKRGGAFCYACVPELTPWVLTNFSGRARDVSTLAHELGHAIHAVLASGHSVLSFDVTAPLAETASVFAEMLLSDKLQAEETNPALRRDMLVTMIDDWYATVMRQAFFVIFERDAHRLVSQGRTSDELAELYLMNLREQFGDSVDVADEFRWEWLIIQHIYHMPFYCYAYSFGLLLVLALYQRYRIEGEAFKPRYLKILSYGGSASPMAILDEAGFDISTASFWQGGFDYLASLIDQVEAMEGSGA